One genomic segment of Pseudomonadales bacterium includes these proteins:
- the pyrF gene encoding orotidine-5'-phosphate decarboxylase: MSSPSGPRTILALDYHDPQAALRLVEMLDPQLCRLKVGKELFTRSGPEFVGKLIERGYEVFLDLKFHDIPQTVARAVQAAAELGVWMVNVHASGGRHMMESAANALARYPKAPLLIAVTALTSLDQYDLKEIGVARTPTDWAVMLAKLAEDSGLQGVVCSAQDLAMLEPEVDAAFLRVTPGIRLPGDEQHDQKRVLDPATAIRAGSHYLVVGRSVTAAADPVAKLHVINAQISAA, from the coding sequence ATGAGTTCACCGTCAGGTCCGAGAACCATTCTGGCCCTCGATTACCATGACCCGCAGGCCGCCCTGCGGCTGGTCGAGATGCTCGATCCGCAGCTCTGCCGGTTGAAGGTGGGAAAAGAGCTGTTTACCCGCAGTGGCCCTGAATTTGTCGGCAAACTGATTGAGCGGGGCTATGAGGTCTTTCTCGATCTCAAATTCCATGACATCCCGCAGACCGTCGCACGGGCGGTGCAAGCCGCGGCGGAATTGGGGGTCTGGATGGTCAACGTCCATGCCAGTGGCGGTCGTCACATGATGGAGAGTGCGGCCAATGCCCTGGCCAGATACCCCAAAGCGCCGCTGCTGATTGCCGTCACTGCGCTCACCAGCCTGGATCAGTACGATCTGAAAGAGATTGGTGTGGCTCGCACGCCGACCGACTGGGCAGTGATGCTGGCCAAACTGGCCGAGGATTCCGGTCTGCAGGGCGTGGTCTGCTCGGCACAGGATCTGGCCATGCTCGAACCTGAAGTTGATGCCGCGTTTTTGCGGGTGACGCCAGGAATCAGACTGCCGGGAGATGAGCAGCATGACCAGAAACGGGTGCTCGACCCTGCGACAGCCATTCGCGCCGGCAGTCACTATCTGGTGGTGGGCAGATCGGTGACCGCGGCAGCCGATCCAGTGGCAAAGCTGCATGTGATCAATGCACAAATCAGCGCTGCGTAA
- the ihfB gene encoding integration host factor subunit beta, whose product MTRSELIERIAAKQPQLPLKDVELAVRCILEQMSQVLATGKRIEVRGFGSFCLHFRQPRVARNPKTGESVPLQGKHVPHFKPGKELRDRVNDLIE is encoded by the coding sequence ATGACCCGATCCGAGCTTATCGAGCGTATCGCTGCGAAGCAGCCGCAGCTTCCACTCAAGGATGTCGAGTTGGCGGTTCGCTGCATTCTTGAGCAGATGTCGCAGGTGCTGGCCACCGGTAAACGGATCGAAGTGCGTGGCTTTGGCAGTTTTTGCCTCCACTTTCGACAGCCGAGAGTTGCGCGCAATCCCAAGACGGGTGAGTCGGTGCCGCTGCAGGGCAAGCACGTTCCACACTTCAAGCCAGGCAAGGAGTTGCGGGACCGGGTCAATGACCTGATAGAGTAA
- a CDS encoding LapA family protein, which translates to MWRKRIQQIVSPDIFKRTMRRLKHSIQWIAVLLLMSMTAWFMTENSAPVQPQLWSLQLPQLSLGAWLVLAFFAGACAASLVTSVALARWRLRLSSVERQNAREKERAATPAVDASPSHR; encoded by the coding sequence TTGTGGAGAAAACGCATTCAGCAGATTGTATCTCCAGATATTTTTAAGCGGACCATGCGCCGATTGAAGCACTCCATCCAATGGATCGCCGTCCTGCTGCTGATGTCGATGACGGCTTGGTTCATGACCGAGAACAGCGCGCCAGTGCAGCCACAGCTCTGGAGCCTGCAGCTTCCGCAACTCTCTTTGGGCGCCTGGTTGGTGCTTGCCTTCTTTGCCGGAGCCTGTGCTGCGTCGCTGGTCACTTCGGTTGCGCTGGCACGCTGGCGGTTGCGGCTGTCGTCTGTCGAACGTCAGAACGCCAGAGAAAAAGAGCGTGCTGCAACCCCGGCCGTTGATGCGAGCCCATCGCATCGATGA